TCGGCCGGAATGCGCCTGTTCAGCACCGACATCCTCGACGCCTACAATTCGGATAAAATCCACCTGGGTCTCCCGGGCCGTGACGAAAAAATCAGCCAGTTCAACGATTTTATCCGGAACCTGGGAAAAGCCGGATTGCATACCACCACCTACGCCTGGTCGAGCGGCAGTGTATATTTGACCGGGTATGCCGACTCTAGGGGCTGCAGGACACGGGCTTTCGATCAGGATGAGGCAAAAAAGAAGCCGCTCGCGTATGGCCGTGAATACGAGGACGAAGAATTATGGGACAACTACGCCTATTTTATCAGGAAAGTCCTTCCTGTGGCGGAAGAGGCCGGTGTAAGGCTGGCCCTGCACCCCTGCGATCCGCCGGTATCGCTCTGTGGAGTGCCCCAGATTTTCCGTGATAATGCATCTTACCGCCGGGCGCTGCGGATTGCAGGATACAGTAAATACTCCGGGATAAGCTTTTGTGTCGGCACCTGGGCGGAGATGCTCGGACCGGACGAAAAAGGGGAGGATATCCTCGGCGCCATCAGTGAATTCGGGAAAACCGGTAACATATTTACCGTTCACTTCCGGAATGTCAGCTCCCCGCTTCCGCGGTTCCACGAGACCTTCGCGGACAACGGATATGTGGATATGT
This window of the Candidatus Latescibacter sp. genome carries:
- a CDS encoding mannonate dehydratase, which codes for MAEGEKINDSPPDPKRRKFGQLALSGILGGYLPFTDTALGAEKNAGSGMVSIAPGIKLAEIVNGMPDDNQFLFLKQLGVEYIEAWIPGAVVTLDDIMALRRKVESAGMRLFSTDILDAYNSDKIHLGLPGRDEKISQFNDFIRNLGKAGLHTTTYAWSSGSVYLTGYADSRGCRTRAFDQDEAKKKPLAYGREYEDEELWDNYAYFIRKVLPVAEEAGVRLALHPCDPPVSLCGVPQIFRDNASYRRALRIAGYSKYSGISFCVGTWAEMLGPDEKGEDILGAISEFGKTGNIFTVHFRNVSSPLPRFHETFADNGYVDMYQVMKAFREVNFNGTMVPDHVPAFQDEKRMGHLGVSGNAYTIGYMRALLERVNAEAK